The sequence CTGTGGATCCCATCAGAGTGCTTGCCCAGAACCCAGGCAAGCTCCCCACACCTGGAACCTCAATCCTGTCTCACCACCCCCACCAACCCCACCACCTGGGACCCAAAGATTCAAGATCCAGCCCACCAGCCCTGTCTACCTAGAACTCAGCTTCCTAGGGCTCAAACTCCCTGGAAAACAAAAGATCACCTTGCCCTCACTTGCTCCCCTATACACATACTCTTCACACCATCAGCTCCAGATTGGAAAAATCCCAAAGAGAGTTCCAGCAAAACTTTCATAGAAGTGTGGGGCAGGGCAgaggccagagcaatcaggagagtggagctgggtggggtgggtgagGTGGGGCGGGCAGGCAGAGAAAAGGCCCTTTGAGTCCAGGAGCCGGGAAACCACGGCcttcccccccaacccccacctaaGCCTGGCCCCTGCGCGTGTGGCAGCTCCGCAAACACCAACACACAAGGGCCGCTTTGAGAGACGAAGGGTGAgtgagacagagacacagagactcACAGAGACCCCAGGCCAAGGAGACCTCGGAGGTCCCCACCCTCCACCAAATCCCAAGGGAGTACAATTCGATCATATGGACAACCTACCCACAGGTCCGCCCACCATCTTCCCACACCAGGCCACATACTTGCCCCCCTGTATCCAGCCTCATCTGCCCCACAGGCTCTCCACTGGTAGCCCCATTACCCTCCACCACTCTACCTCTGGCCCCCCAAATGCCTTATTCTCTAACCTTAGGAATTCTACAGTAACTCATTTCCCTAAAGTCCCATCTCTACCCACTCAGCCCCTGAAATAAGAAACAGTCATCTTAGCCATCCCCCTGCCTCCATGCCAGAGGATCCCTCTTCCCCCTAAGAAAGACTCCTAGAGTCTACAGGCACCATACgcctcaatttcctggccctGGGCTTCACTGTCCTCACATCTTGGAAGTTCTTCCTTCTGTAATCTAATCTAAATCTTTTGTGCTGCCATTCTGACCATTTTCTCTCTAAAGCAGAGAAGAATTGAATAGTCAAGTTAAATATAAATCAGCCCTCAGTGTCTCCAGAAATGGGCTTTTTCCAGCCTGCTGAGGACCTGGTGCTCACAGCCCCCTCCTTGACATCAAATCCCCTTTCCTAGAAGCCAGGAATTCTGGGTCctgggaaaaagaaggaaaagatcagGGTTGTGGGCACCAGGGTCCCAGGGGAGCCTGGCTGgccagagggaggaggggctAGGCAGGAATGCAAAGAGTTGGCTCTGGCCTCAGACACCTGATCCTGGCCTGTCCGGAGGGCCGTCCTGTTGGCAGCCAGCCCCAGTGCTCCCCAGAGCCAGCTGCGTGGCAGCATCGAGGGcacagggagggggagggggaccCTGTCCAGGAGGCCAATGAGACAGGTAGTCAaggcttcctttctttctgggCTTACTGGGCTCTGCTCTGAATCACAGGTGCTCACCCCTTATCCCAGAGATATCGACAGAAAGGCCATAAGACACACACGCCTCACCCATCAACATTGGCGTCTACCATCCCCACACCAGCAATGACTGGACCGGGCTGGCCCTGGCCATCTTCAGCTCTTCCCAAGGACTCAAGACAAGCATCCATCCCCATTCAGGGTCTCTAAAGTGGTCCTCCACCTTTCAGCCCTATCTGCCCTCCCCCAGTCACTTCAAGGACAAAGAGATTCCTACCCTGATGCCAAGGAACACAGGtgtcctgccctccagcctgtagCCTTGAAGCCCCAAATCTCCTTGTTAGACTCAGAAGCTGCTGCCCCAGGCATCAGCTGGCCCCTTCCCAGAGACACTCAGAGCTCCAGCCTGACTCCGAGGACCCAGGCATCAGGACTCCTCTTACCTGCCCAGCCTGGGGCCGCGCTCAGCCCCAGCACCAgaggtaggaggaggaggaggcgatGGCAGCGGCTGCACCGCTCCATGGCTGAGAAGCCGAAACGCCGGGTCCCAGGGACCCAGGTCGGCCTGAGACGCTGGATGCCCTGAGGCTGACAGAAGACAGGGAGCAGACTATGAGCCTCAGACGCCGGGGTCCCAGGGAGGTCAGAGGCTGCGGGCAGCGACAGCTGTCAGCGGCCCAGCTCCATGCAGCAAGGCGCCGTCGGGGCTCCCGGCACTGCTCCCTCCTCGGTGGCTGCCGCTTCTGTGTGTCCCCGGCCACCCTGGCGCCCAGAGCCCCCACCtcgcccccgcccccggcccggccCCCGCCTCCAGCCGCCCGCCCACAGCCACCGAAGGGAAACCCCACCCTCAGTCTCCACCTGGGGAGGGAGGCGGGAACCCTCCCTCTATCGCTCGCTCTCTCCTGCCCCTTGTAGGTCTCAACGGCCTGTACCCTAAGATTCTCTTTTCGGGAACCCCAATATCTTCCCTAGCCCCTTCCTTTTCTAGGACCCAAACGTCCAGTCACACACACTCCCTCCCATTCCCTCCCTCTTGGGGGCCCAGAGCCCCCTTTCAGCAGAGGCCTGGGCGGGATTTAGGGCACAGTGGGAGGGGGAGAGGCGGGCCTGGGGGTCgcagtccccaccccacccataaTCAGGTCTCCATAATTACTTCCCTCACCCCGCCCCGTGTAATTACAGAGCCGGGCCGGGGCGGGGGTATTTATAGACAAGGCTATAGATAGCGACGAACTGGGGCGGGGGATGTGGGGGAAGGTGTTCTACGGAGAGCAAGAGGCCAGAGACTGGGACCCACCGACAAACACAGGATAGTCAGGTCCAAGGAGATGCAAATGGGGGACGCGGTTAGGGAGTCCCAGAGCCGAGGTAGAGGGGGAGCAGTGGTAAGATGAGCGAGCAGTCGACTCTGGTTGGAAGGGTCCAGGGAAATGGGGTCACTCGGGGACGTGGGCCGCCTCCGGGCGGGCAACGCCTGAGAAGCACGCAGCGCTCGGCGCCCAGTGCGCCCCCACGAGCGGGCACGGCGCCGGGTCTGCCCGGAGCCCGCAGCGCGCCCGGAGGGAAGGCCGCAGCGAGCCGAGGCGCCGCCGCCCGCTGGCGCGGAGAGGGCACGAGCGAACAAGGCGCCTTTGAGAATCCACCGCCCCCCCTTCCTCCTCCGGCCGGCCCCGCCCCCAGCCTGGCACACCCTCTCCCCCCCTCCCCGACAAAGCTTGCCTTGTGTCCCCCACCCTGCGTGCACCTCTTGGGCCCCATGGAACCTCGGCGGCGGCGTCCAGGGATCGCGTCCGGAGCTCCCAACCGGATACCCCCCCCAAGCCCGAAACGGCGCTGCCCATCCTCATACAGTCACCTCAGTCCAGAAAACAGCGATTTTAATTTGAAAGCGATTTTATGTATGAGAGGGGAAAGGAGCCCCAAAGAGAAGGGACGCAGGGCAAAAATCATGCAGCCCCAGCACCCCACCTCTGCGGGCTGGCCACCTCCCCTCAATTCTCAGGCCAGGATCCTGTGTCCCCAGCCTATGCTATGTGCCCAGGGCTGGAGGAGAGCTGTAAAGGGAAGGCCTCCGGGACTACACTCGTGAAACCATCCCCTGTGGGGGCCCTGTCCTCACAGCCCAGGCCCCTTCCCCAAGTTAGACAGGAAGAGATGGGGGGGGGCGGCGGGAAGCTGGGAAGGCTAGTGCTTGGAGAGCCCTAGGGACAGGCCATTTCAGGGCCCTGCCTTTCCCAAACACCCACCTCCACCACTGGCATTTCTTAGTCAACCTGGGAAAGTACAGTACTTCTTTGAGTCTAACTGCAAGTCTCTATCCtcacaggaaattaaaaatagcagATCGGTTCCTACATCTCCACCAGccccttcaccaccaccaccaccttttTTATATTTCAGTCTGACTGCAGAAGGAGGTGAAGTGTAAAAAGAGACTCTGGACAGTGACAGGGCCCCTCCCTCTTCCAGAGAGGCCCCCATCTGCCAGGTTTGAGAGGAGGAAGGCCTGTCAGGGCCCTACTCTCATGTCCATCAGCTTGGGAGGCCTGCCCCCCAGTATCCACCTCTGGGGGAGATCCCCATTTCCACTCTTCAGATGGGAAGCAAAATGAGGCAAGATGAGAAGGAAGCAAGGTCCTGGAGGCAAGGCCAGTGCTTTGTGCTGGGGGAAGGACAGAGGGTGAGAAATCACCCCAAATCATGGGAGACCCCGACAAATTCAGAGACTCAAGGCCACCGAAGAGAGACAACCAGTCCTCACAGGTATCTGGGGTCCCTTCCAACTTGGGATATCAAGCAGATCCCTTGGAGGGTTTATGTTCTTGGTTCTGCCCTGTACTTCTCACCCCATCAAGGTTCTGGGAACATggccccccaccctgccccagggcTTGGAGTCCCTCTTGGATGTGTGCTCCTCCAGTGTGAGAAGCACCACGTCTGGGTCTGAGCTCAGGCCAGTTGATGGGGAGCCTCAAGCATCTCCATGAGGAAGGTGTCGATGGGGGTGTCACCAATGAGCTTGAAGAAAAACAGATGCTCTAGACACTTAAGGCCAATGGACCGGAGGGCAGGAAGACGTAGCAGCAGCTTGGCAAacctggggtggaggtgggagaaggggaTTGAGAGCTGGAAGCACACGGGCCCTGAACACATCCTCATagcactccccacccccaagggAGCCTCAGTGCCCCCCAGCCCCATCTCACCGTCCCTGCTGCTCAGGGTACTTCTGTTTGCAGTAGGTCTCCAGTGATGCATACACTTTCTCCCGCAGGACCTCCACCTCACTAGGGTTGGAGAGGCCCTTGGCATCTGGGAtggcagggaagagaggaggaagagaaatgaagacaaaccAAATCAGGATGGCcatgcagatgtgagccacaggaTGCCCCTTTTGGGCTGCACTTGCTTGCCCTTTACCAGAGGCCTGGCAAGGGAAGCAGGGCCCACTGGGTTTGTGGGATGGATCCGTGGATGTGGGTTTTTCCTCGGCCAGTTGGGAGATTTCCAGGTTGAGGGTCTTACTGAGGGGGATAGCTGGGTAACTTAGGAGTCTCGGAGAAGAGGAGGCTCCAAGGTTGCCTTGGCCTTGAGAGACAAAGGTAATCCTCCTCTTACCTGGATTAAACAGAATGATTGCCCTCAGGCAGCCAAGCTCTGTCTTGTCCATCCTCATGTCACGCATTTTGGACACTAGCTCTGTCAGCACCCTGGAGAGGGACCTGCAGGTCACTCAAAGGTCACAGCTCAGCCAGCCTTGGACACGGACCAGCCTATAGCCCCACCCCCTCTATCTACATGCCAGCCTAGCCGAGGGCCACTGACCGATCAAAGATGGCTCCTACTCCTGCTGAATGGGCTGAGTTGCGGTGCACGTGAAGACCTGTGGCAAGGAGGATGCCATCTCGAACATCAATGGATCGGTGTGAAAAGGAGGCAATGAGGagttcattccagcctgggtggggcaGCAAGGGTCAGGAGCCAGAAATCAGGCCAAGGGATTCAAAGCACATCagtggaagagaaggagaaaagaggtgGCGAGGTCAGCAAGTTTGGCTCCCTGGGTACGCAAG is a genomic window of Homo sapiens chromosome 6 genomic scaffold, GRCh38.p14 alternate locus group ALT_REF_LOCI_4 HSCHR6_MHC_MANN_CTG1 containing:
- the RXRB gene encoding retinoic acid receptor RXR-beta isoform X3: MKREAVQEERQRGKDKDGDGEGAGGAPEEMPVDRILEAELAVEQKSDQGVEGPGGTGGSGSSPNDPVTNICQAADKQLFTLVEWAKRIPHFSSLPLDDQVILLRAGWNELLIASFSHRSIDVRDGILLATGLHVHRNSAHSAGVGAIFDRSLSRVLTELVSKMRDMRMDKTELGCLRAIILFNPDAKGLSNPSEVEVLREKVYASLETYCKQKYPEQQGRFAKLLLRLPALRSIGLKCLEHLFFFKLIGDTPIDTFLMEMLEAPHQLA